Proteins co-encoded in one Arthrobacter alpinus genomic window:
- a CDS encoding IS3 family transposase (programmed frameshift), whose translation MPKPFPAEFRRDVVSVARKHEAPIAQIARDFGISEATLHNWLKKADIEDGTRPGVSAVEAAELRDVKKRIRLLEQENEILRRAAAFFARELPPKMTFPLVLDLAADGVPVAVACRVLGFSKQAFYAWKAAPVTDRDWADAHLINAALDVHRDDPAFGYRFIADELKDQGLAAGENRVQRLCSSQRIWSVFAKKRGLTRKAGPPVHDDLVKRDFTATAPNRLWLTDITEHRTDEGKLYLCAIKDVHSNRIVGYSIDSRMKASLAVAALRNAVSLRSPQGAVVHSDRGSQFRSNAFVRTLKSNGLTGSMGRVGACADNAAMESFFALLQKNVLDRQRWSTRQELRLAIVTWIEKTYHRKRRQRRLGRLTPIEFETMNTGLEAA comes from the exons ATGCCTAAGCCTTTTCCCGCCGAGTTCCGCCGCGATGTTGTTTCCGTGGCTCGCAAGCATGAAGCACCGATCGCTCAGATCGCTAGGGATTTCGGGATCTCCGAGGCCACTCTGCATAACTGGCTCAAGAAAGCCGATATCGAGGACGGCACCCGCCCGGGTGTAAGCGCTGTTGAGGCGGCCGAGCTGCGGGATGTGAAGAAACGCATCCGGCTGCTGGAGCAGGAGAATGAGATCCTGCGTCGGGCCGCAGCGTTCTTCGCCCGGGAGCTGC CCCCCAAAATGACGTTCCCGCTGGTCCTTGATCTTGCCGCGGACGGAGTCCCCGTCGCGGTGGCCTGCCGGGTGCTCGGCTTCTCCAAGCAAGCCTTCTACGCATGGAAGGCGGCTCCGGTGACGGACCGGGATTGGGCTGATGCGCATCTGATCAACGCCGCGCTAGATGTCCATCGCGACGACCCGGCGTTCGGGTACCGGTTCATTGCTGACGAGTTGAAGGACCAGGGACTGGCTGCGGGTGAGAACCGGGTCCAGCGCCTGTGCAGCAGCCAGCGAATCTGGTCCGTGTTCGCCAAGAAACGCGGCCTGACGCGCAAAGCGGGCCCGCCCGTCCATGACGACCTGGTCAAGCGGGACTTCACCGCAACGGCACCCAACCGGCTGTGGTTGACGGACATCACCGAGCACCGCACCGATGAGGGCAAGCTGTACCTGTGCGCAATCAAGGACGTGCATTCGAATCGAATTGTCGGCTACTCGATTGATTCACGCATGAAGGCGTCTCTGGCCGTTGCAGCTCTGCGCAACGCGGTGTCGCTAAGGTCGCCACAGGGGGCGGTGGTGCATTCGGATCGTGGCTCTCAATTTCGTTCCAACGCCTTCGTCCGGACCCTGAAGAGCAACGGGCTGACTGGGTCGATGGGGCGGGTGGGTGCGTGTGCTGACAATGCCGCCATGGAGTCATTTTTTGCGCTGCTGCAGAAGAACGTTCTGGACCGGCAGCGCTGGTCCACGCGGCAGGAACTGCGGCTGGCAATCGTGACCTGGATCGAGAAAACCTACCACCGGAAACGCCGACAACGACGACTTGGCCGGCTAACACCGATCGAGTTTGAGACAATGAATACCGGCCTCGAAGCCGCCTAG
- a CDS encoding type II toxin-antitoxin system HipA family toxin — MSTKFEVFLHSRHVGVLSRSDADLSFQYDADVVSEYGVNSPCLSLSLPVSDIPIGGPQVSLYFDKLLPGDIARSKPTIGITGAVQVRPAGEFAEALPESLTLTDQDLAIAIESTVMLRRNGDEWALPGNNLPATHLVKTVRPSDYTGPHLLPSEEWALRVARTAGLRAAEAYIETLAGREALIVTRFDLSPGGEVLHSEDFFQALALDEVDVFEESQAGLPSRLTRLVTIAAPHSIDEEEFKRDLLRAVTFNLLIGNGDAHSKNYSIGTAPGFIDSRGLVFLGGFEAGIHCLKLDRC, encoded by the coding sequence GTGAGTACAAAATTCGAGGTGTTTCTCCATTCTCGCCACGTTGGTGTACTTTCCCGTTCCGATGCAGATCTGTCTTTTCAATACGACGCGGACGTCGTCTCTGAATACGGTGTAAACTCTCCCTGCCTGTCCTTGTCTCTTCCTGTCTCAGACATACCCATCGGCGGGCCGCAAGTATCTCTCTACTTTGACAAACTGTTGCCTGGGGATATTGCCCGATCTAAGCCAACAATAGGTATCACCGGGGCCGTCCAGGTGCGCCCCGCTGGTGAGTTCGCCGAGGCGCTTCCCGAATCGCTCACGTTGACAGATCAGGACCTCGCGATCGCAATCGAGTCCACCGTTATGTTGAGGCGAAATGGAGACGAATGGGCGCTGCCTGGTAACAACTTGCCGGCAACCCATCTCGTCAAGACCGTCAGGCCGTCAGACTACACTGGCCCTCATCTGCTTCCCTCTGAGGAATGGGCCCTTCGAGTTGCCCGAACCGCAGGTCTAAGAGCTGCGGAGGCTTACATTGAGACCCTTGCTGGGCGTGAAGCGCTGATCGTAACGCGATTCGACTTATCCCCCGGCGGCGAAGTCCTGCACAGTGAAGACTTCTTCCAGGCGCTTGCACTTGACGAAGTCGATGTTTTTGAAGAAAGTCAGGCCGGATTACCGTCCCGCCTGACCCGGCTGGTGACCATAGCAGCACCTCACAGCATTGACGAGGAAGAGTTCAAACGCGACTTACTTCGAGCCGTGACCTTCAACTTGTTAATTGGAAACGGGGACGCACACTCAAAAAACTACTCGATCGGGACTGCCCCGGGTTTCATTGACTCTCGGGGTTTAGTGTTTCTAGGCGGCTTCGAGGCCGGTATTCATTGTCTCAAACTCGATCGGTGTTAG
- a CDS encoding tyrosine-type recombinase/integrase — protein MTVNGTVIIIKSTSGLKIQDHPKSSNSRQRYFLPSFAVEILRKRQSDTARTNDLGMVFASSVGTIRDPNSFRKQWREVRESLGYDWITPHTFRKSVGTILSNTQGIAAATAQLGHSNEKITSKHYVQKTHEAPDNTEVLQAFGDG, from the coding sequence TTGACGGTCAATGGGACCGTCATCATAATCAAAAGCACAAGTGGCCTGAAGATTCAAGACCATCCGAAGAGTTCCAACTCACGGCAGAGGTACTTCCTGCCGTCCTTCGCCGTTGAAATCCTCCGCAAGCGTCAATCCGACACTGCGCGAACCAACGACCTTGGCATGGTCTTTGCCTCCAGCGTGGGAACGATCCGTGATCCAAATAGCTTTCGCAAGCAATGGCGAGAGGTCAGAGAATCCCTTGGGTATGACTGGATCACGCCGCACACGTTCAGGAAGTCGGTCGGTACGATCCTTTCCAACACCCAGGGTATTGCCGCCGCCACGGCACAGCTCGGGCACTCAAACGAAAAGATCACCAGCAAGCACTACGTGCAGAAAACGCACGAAGCGCCCGACAACACAGAGGTACTGCAGGCTTTTGGCGACGGGTAA